Proteins from a genomic interval of Caulobacter sp. NIBR1757:
- a CDS encoding NACHT domain-containing protein — MGAMSAILTKVLSAGMQRAFSLTMQKALRLRKIDSALKNIPAKSALVKTAFSDFEIVLGTYRGELTQSVSAFLDELAKSGLADAMIQHALLSADGEALKPTFSEMYYRFLPQDDGKCFTLFESLMISFSTTFAELSKDKSVHALLSAHHKEISNRLSALDAALSSLRLPNRPQHTFESLNPTLAKIAKGLQNSYKNVRVETNKGARNVDITRIYIPPKIRLRESQRNARHLEGVIKGIAPATISQQNISASLAVHVNPKEIENELSRVAFADLKASFSRIVVLGDPGGGKSTLCQRLCYDLAKNAFHALQYGDRPQIGQSEQKIPFRVILRQFEQARVKEPQLSLFDYLVRDTRQHVPGDVTDVSEALSYLFVCGRAVFAFDGLDEILETSRRREFVDLVQAFCELYPLCPSIITSRVVGYDSAPMPGDYEEYVLEKFDNAEVSEYTKKFFKVVGEHTEAEAAAQSQRFLQQTERNAADLRRNPLMLGLMAWLFNSQKDIPSNRPEIYRECAVLMFERWDPDRGILPDLPDDFDRLQLFSEIAARVYGDPKLSAGVERQWLETELRQYFGALYENRSKAIAAARSLLEFLVGRAWVMTEVGDRVFAFTHQTFLEYFFSRSIDDKFDTVAQLLKYMKPRIVRKEWDVVTHLALQLKTYRNARRQQEAINILIEWSASASSSLQKQAILSFLAKSMEYLSPSEAAVKDALSALFSGATELALKGNFVSFSNISMALESSRDRQVFLQSQAVKMFKDAVLSENDALSRIAVRALQGVNDRSRIHRGGFAHRATRDEVLKDTKSEILDRAKRTRRFVELQWSWYGVISEDLIRTHGIELFLKAELAGSLEDIGALSGLALYASEMYQHLLDNVAFPLSRRVAALRVFGSVGFSLPPFEAASVSRRPAGYIPEDAWLAAFESLDNDQTAFAGAIFAFQVWLEGHGGRHRARSTSQRNVSRGDLVRNKLLRKEMELVDSLRLSNPRLAASIEEVVTGERLLTS, encoded by the coding sequence ATGGGTGCCATGTCCGCTATTCTAACCAAAGTCCTGTCAGCGGGAATGCAACGCGCATTCTCACTCACAATGCAGAAGGCACTCCGCCTCCGAAAAATAGATAGTGCTCTGAAGAACATTCCGGCCAAGAGTGCTCTTGTCAAAACGGCCTTCTCGGATTTTGAGATTGTTCTCGGTACCTACCGAGGCGAGCTAACTCAGAGCGTGTCAGCATTTCTTGATGAACTCGCTAAATCGGGCTTGGCCGATGCAATGATCCAGCACGCGCTTCTATCTGCCGACGGGGAAGCGCTAAAGCCCACGTTCTCCGAGATGTACTATCGCTTTCTCCCTCAAGATGACGGTAAGTGTTTTACTCTATTCGAAAGCTTAATGATATCGTTCTCGACTACGTTTGCCGAGCTCTCTAAAGATAAATCTGTCCATGCCTTACTGTCTGCTCACCATAAGGAAATAAGCAACCGCCTCAGCGCCCTCGACGCTGCGCTGTCTTCATTGCGCCTTCCTAATCGCCCTCAGCACACATTCGAGTCTCTGAATCCAACCCTGGCGAAGATTGCAAAAGGACTACAGAATTCTTACAAGAATGTGCGGGTCGAGACAAACAAGGGCGCTCGAAACGTTGATATCACCAGAATTTATATTCCACCGAAGATTCGGCTGCGCGAGAGTCAGCGCAACGCGCGGCATCTTGAGGGTGTAATCAAAGGCATCGCGCCCGCAACCATTTCTCAACAAAACATCTCAGCTAGTCTAGCGGTTCATGTGAATCCTAAGGAAATAGAAAACGAACTTTCTCGAGTAGCCTTTGCTGATTTGAAGGCGTCCTTTTCACGCATAGTAGTTCTGGGTGATCCAGGCGGCGGTAAGAGCACTCTTTGTCAAAGGCTATGTTATGATTTGGCGAAGAATGCATTCCACGCACTACAGTACGGCGATCGGCCCCAGATAGGGCAAAGCGAGCAAAAGATTCCGTTTCGGGTAATTCTCAGGCAATTCGAACAGGCTCGCGTCAAAGAACCTCAGCTGTCTCTTTTCGATTATCTCGTCAGAGACACCCGGCAACACGTTCCGGGTGACGTTACGGACGTATCTGAAGCTTTGAGCTATCTCTTTGTCTGTGGGCGGGCCGTTTTTGCCTTTGACGGGCTTGACGAAATATTGGAAACCTCACGTCGGCGGGAATTTGTAGATTTGGTTCAAGCTTTTTGTGAACTCTACCCACTGTGCCCTTCGATAATTACATCGCGAGTCGTCGGATACGACTCGGCACCGATGCCTGGAGACTATGAGGAGTACGTTCTAGAGAAGTTCGACAATGCGGAAGTTTCCGAATACACGAAGAAGTTCTTCAAAGTGGTCGGTGAGCATACTGAGGCCGAAGCGGCCGCCCAATCACAACGGTTCCTTCAGCAAACAGAGCGTAATGCTGCCGATCTAAGGCGCAATCCCCTTATGCTCGGGTTGATGGCTTGGCTATTCAACTCTCAGAAAGACATTCCGTCGAATCGACCGGAGATCTACAGAGAGTGCGCCGTTCTTATGTTTGAGCGCTGGGATCCTGATCGCGGAATTCTTCCCGACCTGCCAGATGATTTCGACAGATTGCAGCTTTTCAGCGAGATAGCAGCCCGCGTTTATGGCGACCCAAAGCTATCCGCCGGGGTCGAGCGACAATGGCTTGAAACCGAGTTGAGACAGTACTTCGGCGCGCTCTACGAAAACCGCTCAAAGGCAATTGCTGCGGCGCGATCGTTACTAGAATTTTTAGTGGGGCGCGCATGGGTTATGACGGAGGTCGGCGATCGAGTCTTCGCCTTTACACACCAAACTTTTCTCGAGTATTTTTTCTCTCGCAGTATAGACGACAAATTCGACACGGTTGCACAACTACTGAAATATATGAAACCTCGGATAGTGCGTAAAGAATGGGATGTTGTCACCCACTTAGCACTGCAGTTGAAAACTTATCGCAACGCGAGGCGCCAACAAGAAGCCATCAATATTTTGATTGAATGGTCTGCTTCGGCGTCGTCTTCGTTACAGAAGCAAGCCATACTTTCCTTTCTCGCAAAGTCGATGGAATATTTGAGCCCGAGCGAAGCAGCAGTAAAGGATGCGCTTAGCGCTCTGTTTTCTGGGGCCACCGAGCTTGCTTTAAAGGGTAATTTTGTTTCATTTTCAAATATATCTATGGCCTTGGAAAGCAGCCGTGATCGACAGGTATTTTTGCAAAGCCAAGCGGTTAAAATGTTTAAGGACGCTGTGCTTTCTGAGAACGACGCTCTTTCTAGGATTGCAGTTCGCGCTCTACAAGGAGTTAACGACAGATCACGTATTCATCGGGGCGGATTTGCTCACCGGGCGACAAGAGATGAAGTATTAAAAGATACAAAAAGCGAAATATTGGACAGAGCCAAAAGAACACGCCGCTTTGTCGAACTACAATGGTCGTGGTATGGAGTGATCAGTGAAGATCTGATTAGAACTCACGGAATAGAGTTGTTCTTGAAGGCGGAGCTTGCTGGAAGTTTAGAAGACATCGGCGCGCTCTCAGGTTTGGCGCTTTATGCAAGCGAGATGTATCAGCATCTCTTGGATAATGTGGCATTTCCTCTCTCTCGCAGAGTGGCTGCGTTGCGCGTATTCGGCTCGGTAGGCTTCAGCTTGCCGCCATTTGAAGCGGCTTCCGTTTCGCGCCGGCCTGCAGGCTATATTCCAGAGGACGCTTGGCTAGCTGCCTTTGAATCCCTGGATAATGATCAGACTGCATTCGCCGGGGCGATCTTCGCTTTTCAAGTTTGGCTTGAAGGGCATGGGGGCCGACACCGTGCAAGATCAACAAGCCAAAGAAACGTCTCGCGTGGCGACTTGGTCCGTAACAAGCTGCTTCGCAAGGAAATGGAACTTGTGGACTCGTTGAGGCTATCGAATCCTAGATTGGCAGCGTCTATCGAGGAAGTTGTGACTGGAGAGCGCTTGCTGACTTCGTAG
- the uvrB gene encoding excinuclease ABC subunit UvrB, which yields MPPKQSLAGVQDVSAQFVHDLADPNAPMLWKPHRPSRPEKSEGGRKFNLVADYEPAGDQPTAIRDLVAGIKQREHDQVLLGVTGSGKTFTMASIIAETQRPALILAPNKTLAAQLYSEFKSFFPDNAVEYFVSYYDYYQPEAYVARTDTYIEKDSSRNEQIDRMRHSATRAILERDDVIVVASVSCIYGIGSVETYTAMTFSLSVGDRIDEKQLMADLVAQQYKRNDAAFERGMFRRRGDTIEIFPAHYEDRAWRIGLFGDEIEAISEFDPLTGKKTAELETVKIYANSHYVTPRPTLRQAVNQIKAELKQRLDWMVANGKLLEAQRLEQRTTFDIEMIEATGSCAGIENYSRYLTGRRPGEPPPTFFEYIPDNALLFTDESHQTVPQIGAMYKGDYSRKWNLAEYGFRLPSCLDNRPLKFEEWEAMRPQTVHVSATPGPWEMDKAGGVFAEQVIRPTGLIDPPVEVRPVSKNNASQVDDVIAEARDCAARGYRTLVTVLTKKMAEDLTEYMHEQGLRVRYMHSDVDTLERIEIIRDLRLGAFDILIGINLLREGLDIPECGLVAILDADKEGFLRSETSLIQTIGRAARNVDGKVILYADTITGSMERAMGETQRRREKQHAWNQANGITPESIKSSIKDILASPYERDHVRIDAGVAEDAKPFLGNNFQATLRDLETRMRDAASNLEFETAARLRDEIKRLKLLDLEFASEALTGAGETVDASVPKALRKQARVEAAEAFRKGKR from the coding sequence ATGCCCCCCAAGCAATCCCTCGCCGGTGTCCAGGACGTCTCGGCCCAGTTCGTCCACGACCTGGCCGATCCCAACGCCCCCATGCTGTGGAAGCCCCACCGCCCCTCGCGCCCGGAAAAGTCCGAGGGCGGCCGCAAGTTCAACCTCGTCGCCGACTACGAGCCGGCCGGCGACCAGCCGACCGCCATCCGTGACCTCGTCGCCGGCATCAAACAGCGCGAGCACGACCAGGTCCTGCTCGGCGTCACCGGCTCCGGCAAGACCTTCACCATGGCCAGCATCATCGCCGAGACCCAGCGCCCGGCCCTGATCCTCGCCCCCAACAAGACCCTCGCCGCCCAGCTCTACAGCGAGTTCAAGTCCTTCTTCCCCGACAACGCCGTCGAGTATTTCGTCAGCTACTACGACTACTACCAGCCGGAAGCCTACGTCGCCCGCACCGACACCTACATCGAGAAGGACTCCAGCCGGAACGAACAGATCGACCGCATGCGCCACAGCGCCACCCGGGCGATCCTCGAGCGGGACGACGTCATCGTCGTCGCCTCCGTCTCCTGCATCTACGGCATCGGCTCGGTCGAGACCTACACGGCCATGACCTTCTCCCTGTCGGTCGGCGACCGCATCGACGAGAAGCAGCTGATGGCCGACCTGGTGGCCCAGCAGTACAAGCGCAACGACGCCGCCTTCGAGCGCGGCATGTTCCGCCGCCGCGGCGACACCATCGAGATCTTCCCCGCCCACTACGAGGACCGCGCCTGGCGCATCGGCCTGTTCGGCGACGAGATCGAGGCGATCAGCGAGTTCGACCCCCTGACCGGCAAGAAGACCGCCGAGCTGGAGACGGTGAAGATCTACGCCAACAGCCACTACGTCACCCCGCGCCCGACGCTCCGCCAGGCCGTCAACCAGATCAAGGCCGAGCTCAAGCAGCGCCTCGACTGGATGGTCGCCAACGGCAAGCTGCTGGAGGCCCAGCGCCTCGAACAGCGCACCACCTTCGACATCGAGATGATCGAGGCCACCGGCAGCTGCGCCGGCATCGAGAACTACAGCCGCTACCTCACGGGCCGCCGCCCGGGCGAGCCGCCGCCGACCTTCTTCGAATACATCCCCGACAACGCCCTCCTCTTCACCGACGAGAGCCACCAGACGGTGCCGCAGATCGGCGCCATGTACAAAGGCGACTACAGCCGCAAATGGAACCTGGCGGAGTACGGCTTCCGCCTGCCCAGCTGCCTCGACAACCGCCCGCTGAAGTTCGAGGAATGGGAGGCCATGCGCCCCCAGACGGTGCACGTCTCGGCCACTCCCGGCCCCTGGGAAATGGACAAGGCCGGCGGCGTCTTCGCCGAACAGGTGATCCGCCCCACCGGCCTGATCGACCCGCCGGTCGAGGTCCGCCCGGTCTCAAAGAACAACGCCAGCCAGGTCGACGACGTCATCGCCGAGGCCCGCGACTGCGCCGCCCGCGGCTACCGCACCCTGGTCACCGTCCTGACCAAGAAGATGGCTGAGGACCTCACCGAATACATGCATGAGCAGGGCCTGCGCGTCCGCTACATGCACAGCGACGTCGACACCCTCGAGCGCATCGAGATCATCCGCGACCTGCGGCTGGGCGCCTTCGACATCCTGATCGGCATCAACCTGCTGCGCGAGGGCCTCGACATCCCCGAGTGCGGCCTGGTCGCCATCCTCGACGCCGACAAGGAGGGTTTCCTGCGCTCGGAGACCAGCCTGATCCAGACCATCGGCCGCGCCGCGCGGAACGTGGACGGGAAGGTGATCCTCTACGCCGACACCATCACCGGCTCGATGGAGCGGGCGATGGGCGAGACCCAGCGCCGCCGCGAGAAGCAGCACGCCTGGAACCAGGCCAACGGCATCACGCCGGAGAGCATCAAGTCCAGCATCAAGGACATCCTGGCCAGCCCCTACGAGCGCGACCATGTGAGGATCGACGCGGGGGTGGCGGAGGACGCCAAACCCTTCCTCGGCAACAACTTCCAGGCCACCCTCCGCGACTTGGAAACCCGCATGCGCGACGCGGCCAGCAACCTGGAGTTCGAGACGGCGGCCCGGCTGCGCGACGAGATCAAGCGGCTGAAGCTGCTCGACCTGGAGTTCGCCAGCGAGGCGCTGACCGGCGCGGGCGAGACGGTGGACGCGAGCGTGCCGAAGGCGCTGAGGAAGCAGGCGCGGGTGGAGGCGGCGGAGGCGTTTCGGAAGGGGAAGCGGTAG
- a CDS encoding SOS response-associated peptidase: MCGRFDTSHLTWADIHDQLTTFGEHLPVVTAPINMEPNDDVRPTTPQVTARLQDGAWVLEKMRWGLVPFWRNGKPLKDSEKGKGDGFKLTTFNCRVETCESAATFKGAFSRRRCIAPASAWYEWTGPEGGKTKHRFARTDGKAIWFAGLWDRCTTPDAGEVTSFTILTGPSEGWLGDYHSRAPVILEPEEWGKWLDPTQDTGPLMAAVRAERFGVAPT; encoded by the coding sequence ATGTGCGGACGTTTCGACACCTCTCACCTGACCTGGGCCGACATCCACGACCAACTGACGACCTTCGGCGAGCATCTCCCGGTCGTCACCGCCCCGATCAACATGGAGCCCAACGACGACGTGCGGCCGACCACGCCGCAGGTTACCGCCCGGCTGCAGGACGGCGCCTGGGTGCTGGAGAAGATGCGCTGGGGGCTGGTGCCCTTCTGGCGGAACGGCAAGCCGCTGAAGGACAGCGAGAAGGGCAAGGGCGACGGCTTCAAGCTGACCACCTTCAACTGCCGGGTGGAGACCTGCGAAAGCGCCGCCACCTTCAAGGGCGCCTTTTCGCGCCGCCGCTGCATCGCGCCGGCCAGCGCCTGGTACGAATGGACGGGGCCGGAGGGGGGCAAGACCAAACACCGGTTCGCGCGGACGGACGGCAAGGCCATCTGGTTCGCCGGCCTGTGGGACCGCTGCACGACGCCGGACGCCGGCGAGGTGACCAGCTTCACCATCCTGACCGGGCCGTCGGAGGGCTGGCTGGGCGACTACCACAGCCGCGCGCCGGTCATCCTGGAGCCGGAGGAGTGGGGGAAGTGGCTGGACCCGACGCAGGACACGGGGCCGCTGATGGCGGCGGTGCGGGCAGAGCGGTTTGGAGTAGCTCCGACTTAA